The Elaeis guineensis isolate ETL-2024a chromosome 13, EG11, whole genome shotgun sequence genome includes a region encoding these proteins:
- the LOC140853296 gene encoding tuliposide A-converting enzyme 2, chloroplastic-like yields the protein MDPDTEIQFEFFPFIRRYKSGRIERFYSADPIPAAIDPEGVSSKDVAIDPDTGVSARLYLPNLPDTPPTKLPVFVYFHGGGFVVGSAFSPTTHAYLNSLVAQANVIAVSVEYRLAPEHPLPIAYEDSWAALKWVASHAAGGGAEAWLTEHGDFGRIFLAGCSAGGNIAHHMALRAGAADLGPGVRIRGMALVHPYFGGRDPLPSELVDKGLKEKMDGMWVLACPGTVGMDDPLVNPLAEAAPSLKGLGCKKVLVCVAEKDVLRERGRVYYEGVKRSGWGGELEWFESEGEGHAFHFMKLSCEKALELMERTVKFINDS from the coding sequence ATGGATCCTGACACCGAAATCCAATTCGAGTTCTTCCCCTTCATTCGCCGCTACAAGAGCGGCCGCATCGAGCGTTTCTACTCCGCCGACCCGATCCCCGCGGCCATCGACCCCGAAGGCGTCTCCTCCAAAGACGTCGCCATCGACCCCGACACCGGCGTCTCCGCCCGCCTCTACCTCCCCAATCTCCCCGACACCCCTCCAACAAAGCTTCCAGTCTTTGTCTACTTCCACGGCGGAGGCTTCGTCGTCGGCTCCGCCTTCAGCCCCACCACCCACGCGTACCTCAACTCCCTCGTAGCCCAAGCCAACGTCATCGCCGTCTCGGTGGAGTACCGCCTGGCCCCCGAGCACCCACTGCCTATAGCCTACGAGGACTCCTGGGCGGCGCTCAAGTGGGTGGCGTCCCACGCTGCGGGCGGTGGCGCGGAGGCGTGGCTGACCGAGCATGGGGATTTTGGACGCATTTTCTTGGCTGGCTGCAGCGCGGGTGGAAACATAGCCCATCACATGGCGCTGCGCGCGGGTGCTGCGGATCTCGGACCTGGGGTGAGGATACGAGGGATGGCACTGGTCCATCCCTACTTCGGTGGGAGAGACCCGTTACCTTCGGAGTTGGTGGATAAGGGGTTGAAGGAGAAGATGGATGGGATGTGGGTGTTGGCTTGTCCCGGCACGGTAGGGATGGATGACCCGCTGGTGAACCCGCTGGCGGAGGCGGCGCCGAGCTTAAAGGGATTGGGGTGCAAGAAGGTACTGGTGTGCGTGGCGGAGAAGGACGTGTTAAGGGAGAGGGGGAGGGTGTATTACGAAGGGGTGAAGAGGAGCGGATGGGGAGGCGAGTTGGAGTGGTTCGAGTCGGAGGGGGAGGGGCACGCGTTCCATTTCATGAAGTTGAGCTGTGAGAAAGCTTTGGAGCTGATGGAACGTACCGTGAAGTTCATCAATGACAGCTGA
- the LOC140853306 gene encoding tuliposide A-converting enzyme 2, chloroplastic-like, translated as FWVVTAIDPETGVTSKDVVIDPETGVSVRLFLPKLDDMAPKKLPIYVNFHGGSFVVGSAFDSLSHHYLTPLVAKANVVAVSVDYRLAPEHPLPIAYEDSWAALKWVVSHAAGGDAEPWLAEHGDFGRIFLDGCSAGGNIAHHMALRAGAADFGPGVRIRGMVLVHPYFARRDPYPSELVDKVLKEKMDGLWLLACPGTVGMDDPLLNPLAQAAPSLKGLGCEKVLVCVAEKDVGKDSGRAYYEGVKKSGWGGEVEWLESEGEGHAFHLGKLNCEKALELMERTVKFINGS; from the coding sequence ttctgggtcgtTACAGCCATCGACCCTGAAACAGGCGTTACATCCAAAGACGTCGTCATCGACCCGGAAACCGGCGTTTCCGTCCGCCTCTTCCTCCCCAAGCTCGATGACATGGCTCCGAAGAAGCTCCCGATCTACGTCAACTTCCACGGCGGAAGCTTCGTCGTCGGCTCCGCCTTCGATTCCCTCTCCCACCACTACCTCACCCCCCTGGTGGCCAAAGCCAATGTCGTCGCCGTCTCGGTGGACTACCGCCTGGCTCCCGAGCACCCACTGCCTATAGCCTACGAGGACTCCTGGGCGGCGCTCAAGTGGGTGGTGTCCCACGCTGCGGGCGGTGACGCTGAGCCGTGGCTGGCCGAGCATGGAGATTTTGGGCGCATTTTTTTGGACGGCTGCAGCGCGGGGGGAAACATAGCCCATCACATGGCGCTGCGCGCTGGCGCAGCGGATTTCGGACCTGGGGTGAGGATACGAGGTATGGTATTGGTCCATCCCTACTTCGCGAGGAGAGACCCGTATCCTTCGGAGTTGGTGGATAAGGTGTTGAAGGAGAAGATGGATGGGCTGTGGCTGTTGGCTTGTCCCGGGACGGTTGGGATGGACGACCCGCTGTTGAACCCGCTGGCGCAGGCGGCGCCGAGCTTGAAGGGATTGGGGTGCGAGAAGGTACTGGTGTGCGTGGCGGAGAAGGATGTCGGGAAGGACAGTGGGAGGGCGTACTACGAAGGGGTGAAGAAGAGTGGATGGGGAGGGGAGGTGGAGTGGTTGGAGTCCGAGGGGGAGGGGCACGCGTTCCATCTTGGGAAGTTGAACTGTGAGAAAGCTTTGGAGCTGATGGAACGTACGGTGAAGTTCATCAATGGCAGCTGA
- the LOC140853384 gene encoding probable carboxylesterase 12, protein MDPDAEIQFEFPNLIRQYKSGRIERFAFYVTNKIPAAADPETGVTSKDVVIDPETGVSVRLFLPKLGDTAPKKLPIYVYFHGGGFVMGSAFDPPSHHYLTHLVAKANVIAVSVDYRLAPEHPLPIAYEDSWAALKWVMSHAAGGGAESWLAEHGDFGAIFLDGCSAGGNIAHHMALRAGAAELGPGVRVRGLVLVHPYFLRREPYPSELVDKGLKEKIDGLWLLVCPGTVGMDDPLVNPLAEAAPSLKGLGCEKVLVCAAEKDGLKDSGRAYYEGVRRSGWGGELEWFESEGEGHAFHFMKMSCEKALELMERTVKFINGS, encoded by the coding sequence ATGGATCCTGACGCCGAAATCCAATTCGAATTCCCCAACTTGATTCGCCAGTACAAGAGCGGCCGCATCGAGCGTTTTGCTTTCTACGTCACGAACAAAATCCCCGCTGCCGCCGACCCGGAAACCGGCGTCACCTCCAAAGACGTCGTGATCGACCCGGAAACCGGCGTTTCCGTCCGCCTCTTCCTCCCCAAGCTCGGTGACACCGCTCCGAAGAAGCTGCCAATCTACGTCTACTTCCACGGCGGAGGCTTCGTcatgggctccgccttcgatccCCCCTCCCACCACTACCTCACTCACCTGGTGGCCAAAGCCAATGTCATCGCCGTCTCGGTGGACTACCGCCTGGCCCCGGAGCACCCACTGCCTATAGCCTACGAGGATTCCTGGGCGGCGCTAAAGTGGGTGATGTCCCACGCTGCGGGCGGTGGCGCTGAGTCGTGGCTGGCCGAGCATGGAGATTTTGGGGCCATTTTTTTGGACGGCTGCAGCGCGGGTGGAAACATAGCCCATCACATGGCGCTGCGCGCTGGCGCAGCGGAGCTCGGACCTGGGGTGAGGGTACGAGGGTTGGTATTGGTCCATCCCTACTTCTTGAGGAGGGAACCGTACCCTTCGGAGTTGGTGGATAAGGGGCTGAAGGAGAAGATTGATGGGCTGTGGCTGCTGGTTTGTCCCGGGACGGTTGGAATGGACGACCCGCTGGTGAACCCACTGGCGGAGGCGGCGCCGAGCTTGAAGGGATTGGGGTGCGAGAAGGTACTGGTGTGCGCGGCGGAGAAGGATGGCTTGAAGGACAGTGGGAGGGCGTACTACGAAGGGGTGAGGAGGAGTGGATGGGGAGGCGAGTTGGAGTGGTTCGAGTCGGAGGGGGAGGGGCACGCGTTCCATTTTATGAAGATGAGCTGTGAGAAAGCTTTGGAGCTGATGGAACGTACGGTGAAGTTCATCAATGGCAGCTGA